One window of the Anopheles aquasalis chromosome X, idAnoAquaMG_Q_19, whole genome shotgun sequence genome contains the following:
- the LOC126569943 gene encoding putative protein TPRXL, whose translation MMQRRAIVLPLVVALVVLTCCGYAEATLGRNGTTTNSRQDGAPPSANDAASAMVDALAAVAAIPENHSYDRAQRIVARKGVSSETVVTRNGSSSSYPTEDVVAAAPALLMKPADVANGTVRSATTTSSSSSSSNSSVSSSTVVGAKNSSTSTSSSSTGSSPMPHNVSLTPSTGVTAANVSVMTTSSSSSSSRPTSTTSSTTSSTTSTTTTTTTTTTTRAPRKPKVVYSVDDEPRLVQAAKPGYALPAPPVPYDEPLDSSGRLRVDEPLVQLSKEYIAPGTGPNRRFEYVLPIVTLIFVVPLLLGLFLLSYRRAKEFWLTRHYRRMDFLIDGMYNY comes from the coding sequence ATGATGCAGAGACGGGCCATCGTATTGCCGCTCGTTGTCGCGCTCGTCGTCCTCACGTGCTGTGGCTACGCGGAGGCAACGCTTGGCaggaacggaaccaccaccaacagtagGCAGGATGGCGCACCACCGAGTGCGAATGATGCCGCGTCCGCCATGGTTGATGCgttggcggcagtggcggcaaTCCCCGAAAATCATTCGTACGATCGAGCGCAACGCATCGTAGCCCGGAAGGGTGTTAGCAGCGAGACGGTAGTAACGCGGAACGGATCTAGCTCGTCCTATCCAACGGAAgacgtcgtcgccgccgccccAGCGCTGCTCATGAAGCCAGCGGATGTAGCGAATGGGACGGTCCGGTCGGcaactaccaccagcagcagcagcagcagcagtaacagctcTGTTTCGAGCAGCACGGTTGTTGGTGCCAAAAACTCTTCCACGAGCACTTCATCATCCTCCACAGGTAGCTCACCAATGCCGCACAACGTATCGCTCACACCATCGACCGGTGTAACAGCCGCCAACGTATCCGTGATGACGacatcctcgtcctcatcgtcatcgaggcccaccagcaccacgtccTCCACAACGTCATCCACAACAtccacgacaacaacaacaacaacaacaacaacaacgagagcTCCCAGGAAACCCAAGGTGGTCTACTCGGTCGACGATGAACCACGGTTGGTGCAGGCGGCCAAACCGGGATACGCGCTACCAGCGCCACCAGTGCCGTACGACGAACCGTTGGACAGTTCCGGGCGGTTGCGCGTCGACGAACCGCTCGTCCAGCTGTCGAAGGAGTACATCGCACCGGGGACCGGGCCGAACCGGCGCTTCGAATACGTCCTACCGATCGTGACGCTCATCTTCGttgtgccactgctgctggggcTGTTTCTGCTTTCGTACCGGCGCGCCAAAGAGTTCTGGTTGACGCGCCACTACCGCCGGATGGACTTTCTCATCGATGGGATGTACAACTACTAG
- the LOC126569964 gene encoding fatty acid hydroxylase domain-containing protein 2-like has protein sequence MSLTAELFDLPAHQFRVFWDASGSLWQSLWDRLLDLTGDNPLLVWTIGTWLYTSCVYWALGTLYTLADVTGRPAFLRRYKVQPGTNEPVEPGRLRAVIRQVLTNQLATGLPLMCGVYYLLPLQSRTEIRRLPTFLTALWQLAVCVLIEEPLFYYSHRLLHHGRLYRYIHKRHHEWTAPIAITAIYCHPVEHALSNLLPVAVGVLATGCHISVAWLWFTLAISNTLHVHSGYHLPFLPSPEQHDFHHLKFNQCYGVLGVLDWLHGTNDLFYRSKQAKRDYILTTLEPVRQTYPDS, from the exons ATGTCGCTGACGGCGGAGCTGTTCGATCTACCGGCGCACCAGTTCCGTGTGTTCTGGGACGCGTCGGGAAGCCTGTGGCAGTCGCTGTGGGATCGTCTGCTCGATCTCACCG GTGACAATCCGCTGCTAGTGTGGACCATCGGTACGTGGCTGTACACGTCCTGCGTGTACTGGGCGCTCGGTACGCTCTACACACTCGCCGACGtcactggccggccggctttCCTGCGCCGCTACAAGGTGCAACCGGGCACAAACGAACCGGTCGAACCGGGCCGACTCCGGGCCGTCATCCGGCAGGTGCTAACGAACCAGCTCGCCACCGGACTGCCGCTCATGTGCGGCGTCTACTACCTTCTGCCGCTGCAAAGCCGCACCGAGATACGCCGGCTGCCAACGTTCCTGACCGCGCTCTGGCAGCTGGCCGTGTGCGTGCTGATCGAGGAGCCACTGTTCTACTACAGCCACCGGTTGCTGCACCACGGGCGCCTCTACCGGTACATCCACAAGCGGCACCACGAGTGGACGGCCCCgatcgccatcaccgccatctACTGCCACCCGGTCGAGCATGCGCTCAGCAACCTGTTACCGGTGGCGGTCGGTGTGCTGGCGACCGGGTGTCACATTTCGGTTGCCTGGCTCTGGTTTACGCTTGCCATCTCGAACACGCTGCACGTACACTCCGGGTACCATCTACCGTTTCTGCCCAGCCCCGAGCAGCACGATTTTCATCATCTCAA GTTTAACCAGTGCTACGGGGTGCTCGGGGTGCTGGACTGGCTGCACGGTACGAACGATCTGTTCTACCGGTCGAAGCAGGCCAAGCGGGACTACATACTGACGACGCTCGAGCCGGTTCGCCAGACCTATCCGGACTCCTAA
- the LOC126569931 gene encoding fatty acid hydroxylase domain-containing protein 2 produces MALDREELSQQQLAPRMVPLRPPPLTESPKPRLLSSLYHFLVIVSFFLIGFAAFRNTLTWHLQRFWGASGDFWQSQWDRFIDFTGDDPARLWVHTTTLYTMGVYWCVGGIYTLFDLTGWPATIRRYKMQPGTNEPIDRGRLLRVIGTVLLNQTAVGVPLAYCMYRAMCVRGLRELRELPTFHWVLAELSFCIFVEEIGFYYAHRLLHHRCLYRYIHKRHHEWTAPIAITAIYCHPVEHVFSNLVPPFVGIFLLGSHVAVAWLWFTLVILSTLNAHSGYHLPFFPSPEAHDFHHLKFNQCYGVLGVLDRIHGTDALFRSTKAYARHSMMLSFMPAREAFPESAKKVAL; encoded by the exons ATGGCACTGGACCGGGAGGAACtgagccagcagcaactggcACCCCGTATGGTGCCCCTGCGGCCGCCACCACTCACCGAATCACCGAAGCCCCGGTTACTGTCCTCGCTCTACCACTTTCTCGTGATAGTCAGCTTCTTTCTGATCGGGTTCGCGGCCTTCCGCAACACGCTGACCTG GCACCTGCAGCGGTTCTGGGGTGCATCCGGGGACTTTTGGCAGTCGCAGTGGGACCGCTTCATCGACTTCACCGGTGACGATCCGGCCCGGCTCTGGGTACACACGACCACCCTGTACACGATGGGTGTGTACTGGTGTGTCGGTGGTATCTACACACTGTTCGACCtaaccggctggccggccacgATCCGCCGCTACAAAATGCAACCGGGCACGAacgaaccgatcgaccgggGCCGGCTACTGCGTGTCATCGGGACGGTACTGCTCAACCAAACGGCCGTCGGTGTCCCGCTGGCGTACTGCATGTACCGGGCGATGTGTGTCCGAGGGTTGCGGGAACTCCGCGAACTACCCACCTTCCACTGGGTGCTGGCCGAGCTGTCGTTCTGTATTTTTGTCGAGGAGATTGGGTTCTACTACGCCCACCGGTTGCTGCACCACCGGTGCCTCTACCGGTACATCCACAAGCGGCACCACGAGTGGACGGCCCCgatcgccatcaccgccatctACTGCCACCCGGTCGAGCACGTGTTCAGCAACCTGGTGCCACCGTTCGTCGGTATCTTTCTGCTCGGCAGCCATGTTGCCGTCGCCTGGCTCTGGTTTACGCTCGTTATCCTTTCGACGCTCAACGCTCACTCCGGGTACCATTTGCCGTTCTTTCCGAGTCCGGAAGCGCACGATTTTCATCATCTCAA GTTCAACCAGTGCTACGGGGTGCTCGGGGTGCTGGATCGGATACACGGTACGGATGCGCTGTTCCGCAGCACCAAGGCCTACGCCCGCCACAGCATGATGCTGAGCTTTATGCCGGCCCGCGAAGCGTTCCCGGAGTCGGCCAAGAAGGTGGCCCTTTGA